From Paenibacillus sp. PK3_47, the proteins below share one genomic window:
- a CDS encoding HRDC domain-containing protein, with protein sequence MQIVFMNRLSRISGADQEKFAQLWIGEDEGVWRLGWRNFSGDQDSDDSIWYEGGSWNEMLCVYRHELAVKMGEGYRPLIDGVFHEEEGPAGRSQDHLKLQFYSELHSNEAVYEELCAWRRGKASSERRAPYILASNRLLRMLSSFLPHTPEELLQIPGVGEGKAAQFGAEWLDITAAAGREHQFPLNWVPENIDEEGFTSWLYKQKEIKYKKQLERLRLRRILLQGIESGQGIEELKAASGVSRREVLEAVEELEKDGYSVERLIEHELKEVPASEQSSVMTAYQLLGDTYLKPVLHKAYGEDFTPAEGVDLYYERLRLIRIRFRREQEVKANLAIS encoded by the coding sequence ATGCAAATTGTATTTATGAACCGCTTGTCCAGAATTTCAGGTGCCGATCAGGAGAAGTTTGCCCAGCTGTGGATTGGCGAGGATGAAGGAGTCTGGCGTTTGGGCTGGCGCAATTTTTCCGGGGACCAGGATTCAGATGACAGCATCTGGTATGAAGGCGGCTCGTGGAATGAAATGCTGTGTGTTTACAGGCATGAGCTGGCAGTGAAGATGGGAGAGGGCTACCGTCCGCTGATCGACGGCGTGTTTCATGAGGAGGAGGGTCCGGCGGGGCGCAGCCAGGATCATCTTAAGCTGCAGTTTTACAGCGAACTGCACAGCAATGAAGCCGTCTATGAGGAGCTGTGTGCCTGGCGCAGAGGCAAAGCCTCAAGTGAACGCAGGGCGCCATACATACTCGCCAGCAACCGGCTGCTGCGGATGTTAAGCAGCTTTCTCCCGCATACGCCGGAAGAGCTGCTGCAGATCCCCGGTGTTGGCGAAGGCAAGGCTGCGCAGTTTGGAGCGGAATGGCTGGACATTACAGCGGCTGCCGGGCGCGAGCATCAATTCCCGCTGAATTGGGTTCCGGAGAACATTGACGAAGAAGGCTTTACCTCCTGGCTCTACAAACAAAAGGAGATCAAATATAAGAAGCAGCTGGAACGCCTGCGCCTGCGCCGGATTTTGCTCCAGGGCATCGAAAGCGGACAAGGGATCGAGGAGCTGAAAGCCGCAAGCGGTGTGAGCCGGCGGGAAGTGCTGGAGGCTGTAGAAGAGCTGGAGAAGGACGGCTATTCCGTGGAAAGGCTGATTGAGCATGAACTTAAGGAGGTCCCTGCCAGTGAGCAGAGCTCTGTGATGACAGCTTATCAGCTGCTGGGGGATACGTATCTGAAGCCGGTGCTGCATAAAGCTTACGGGGAGGATTTCACGCCTGCTGAAGGGGTGGATCTGTACTATGAACGCCTGCGGCTGATCCGCATCCGATTCCGCAGGGAGCAGGAGGTCAAGGCAAACTTGGCGATAAGCTAG
- the corA gene encoding magnesium/cobalt transporter CorA has product MKIRLVNAGVFTPVDNIEATLTAPAEGFYWIDADVEDLELLQPLYGLHDLAVEDCLSDEEQRPKIEIYESHYFIVVNSIRFDDEEIFLRALNVFLGRHFIITVTKQKIHELRVLKPILWEQEVSEPDRFLYHLIDLVVDNYFSVGDRIEVRIEKLEEDILMHTKKSHLSEIIGLRSEILWLKKMLGPQKEVINTLNKKDLRLIDDQLQKYFSDIYENAVKISETFETYRDLMGNLREAYQSSIANRANEIMRVFTAITTIFMPLTVITGIYGMNFDNIPETHSQYGYYGVIAVMVTLGCGMLYIFRKKDWL; this is encoded by the coding sequence ATGAAAATCCGGCTGGTTAACGCAGGTGTATTTACGCCTGTAGATAATATTGAAGCAACATTGACTGCCCCTGCAGAGGGCTTCTACTGGATTGATGCCGATGTAGAGGATTTGGAACTGCTGCAGCCGCTTTACGGCCTGCATGATCTCGCCGTTGAGGATTGCCTCAGCGATGAGGAACAGCGCCCGAAGATTGAAATTTATGAGAGCCATTATTTTATTGTAGTTAACAGTATCCGTTTTGATGACGAGGAGATTTTCCTGCGTGCGCTTAACGTATTTCTGGGCAGACATTTCATTATTACGGTGACGAAGCAAAAGATCCACGAGCTGCGGGTCCTCAAGCCCATTCTGTGGGAACAGGAGGTCAGTGAACCCGACCGGTTCCTGTACCATCTCATCGACCTTGTTGTAGACAATTACTTCTCCGTAGGCGACCGGATTGAGGTCCGGATCGAAAAGCTGGAAGAAGATATTCTGATGCACACCAAGAAATCTCATCTTAGCGAAATCATCGGTCTCCGGAGTGAAATTTTGTGGCTCAAGAAAATGCTGGGACCGCAAAAAGAGGTTATCAACACCCTAAACAAAAAAGACCTCCGCCTGATCGACGACCAGCTGCAGAAATATTTTAGCGACATTTATGAAAATGCGGTCAAAATTTCTGAAACCTTCGAAACCTACCGCGATCTCATGGGCAACTTGCGTGAAGCTTATCAATCCAGTATCGCGAACCGTGCCAATGAAATCATGAGAGTGTTTACCGCAATTACAACGATATTCATGCCATTGACCGTAATCACCGGGATTTATGGTATGAACTTTGACAATATTCCCGAGACGCATTCCCAGTACGGATACTACGGGGTCATTGCCGTGATGGTGACACTCGGCTGCGGCATGCTGTATATTTTCCGTAAAAAGGATTGGCTATGA
- the metA gene encoding homoserine O-succinyltransferase yields MPIKIPDSLPAKEVLSGENIFVMDESQAFHQDIRPLRIAILNLMPTKETTETQLLRLIGNSPLQVDVTLLHPSSHTSKNTSPEHLKSFYKTFDEISHRRLDGLIVTGAPVEQLEFEDVNYWEELKVIFEWSKHHVTSTMHICWAAQAGLYHHFGVRKVSLPEKCFGVFPHTVNQDNVKLLRGFDEVFHVPHSRHTDVSREDIEACPDLQILAESEEAGVYLVSAYDGKQIFVTGHSEYDPFSLKWEYDRDVAKGMDIALPKHYYPKDDPQRTPPAVWRAHANLLFANWLNYYVYQETPYDIGPVI; encoded by the coding sequence ATGCCGATTAAAATTCCCGACAGTCTGCCGGCCAAAGAGGTTTTGTCCGGAGAAAATATATTTGTAATGGATGAAAGCCAGGCTTTCCATCAGGATATCCGCCCTCTGCGGATTGCAATACTGAATTTGATGCCGACAAAAGAAACGACCGAGACGCAGCTGCTGCGCCTGATCGGGAATTCTCCGCTGCAGGTGGATGTTACGCTGCTTCATCCCAGCTCCCATACCTCCAAGAACACTTCGCCGGAGCATCTGAAGAGCTTTTACAAAACCTTCGATGAAATCAGCCACCGCCGTCTGGACGGCCTGATTGTCACCGGCGCTCCCGTAGAGCAGCTGGAGTTCGAGGATGTGAACTACTGGGAAGAGCTGAAGGTTATTTTTGAATGGAGCAAACACCATGTAACTTCGACCATGCATATCTGTTGGGCGGCCCAGGCGGGACTTTATCATCATTTTGGTGTGCGCAAGGTGAGTCTGCCGGAGAAATGCTTCGGTGTCTTCCCTCACACGGTCAACCAGGATAACGTTAAGCTGCTGCGCGGCTTTGATGAAGTGTTCCATGTTCCGCATTCCCGTCATACCGACGTTTCACGCGAAGATATTGAAGCCTGTCCGGACCTGCAGATTCTGGCTGAATCCGAAGAAGCGGGAGTGTACCTCGTTTCCGCTTATGACGGGAAGCAGATTTTTGTTACCGGACATTCCGAATATGATCCGTTCTCGCTGAAATGGGAGTATGACCGTGATGTGGCCAAGGGGATGGACATTGCGCTGCCGAAGCATTACTATCCAAAGGATGATCCGCAGCGTACACCGCCTGCAGTCTGGCGCGCCCATGCGAACCTGTTGTTCGCTAACTGGCTCAATTACTATGTCTATCAGGAGACGCCCTACGATATCGGACCGGTCATTTAA
- a CDS encoding aminotransferase class I/II-fold pyridoxal phosphate-dependent enzyme, whose product MMDEKLRIESRLAQIGSQEDPATGAINYPIYNATAFRHPRLGQSTGFDYIRTKNPTRSVLEEAAAELEAGDAGFACSSGMAALTTVFALFGQGDHLVVSLDLYGGTYRLLERILSRYGISASYVDTNDLDGLEAARRPETKAVFIETPTNPLMMITDIAAVCTWAGRHGLLTIVDNTLLTPFFQRPLELGADIVVHSATKYLGGHNDVLAGLIVTKGAELSAEMAILHNSMGAVLAPNDSYQLMKGMKTLALRMERHESNALAIARHLLEHQAIAEVFHPGLPDHPGYEIQNRQSSGNTGIFSFKVKDARYVEPLLRHIRLIAFAESLGGVESLMTYPAVQTHADIPAEIRDAVGVDDRLLRFSVGIEHVNDLIADLDQALEAARSELEEGRTV is encoded by the coding sequence ATCATGGACGAGAAACTGAGGATTGAAAGCAGACTTGCGCAAATTGGCTCACAGGAAGATCCCGCAACAGGGGCAATCAATTACCCGATTTATAACGCAACGGCATTCCGCCACCCGCGGCTTGGACAAAGTACGGGTTTTGACTACATCCGGACCAAAAATCCGACACGCTCTGTCCTTGAAGAGGCTGCGGCTGAGCTGGAAGCCGGCGATGCGGGATTTGCCTGCAGCTCCGGGATGGCCGCACTGACTACAGTTTTCGCCCTGTTCGGGCAAGGTGACCACCTTGTGGTATCTCTTGATTTGTACGGCGGAACTTACCGTCTGCTTGAGCGGATTCTGTCCAGATACGGCATCAGCGCCTCCTATGTGGATACGAATGATCTGGACGGGCTGGAGGCAGCCCGCCGTCCGGAGACCAAGGCAGTATTTATTGAAACGCCGACCAATCCGCTGATGATGATTACGGATATTGCGGCAGTGTGTACATGGGCAGGCCGCCACGGGCTGCTCACGATCGTTGACAATACGCTGCTCACCCCGTTCTTCCAGCGTCCGCTGGAGCTCGGTGCAGATATCGTTGTCCACAGTGCCACCAAATATCTTGGCGGACACAATGATGTGCTGGCAGGCCTGATTGTTACCAAAGGCGCGGAGCTGTCTGCGGAAATGGCAATTCTGCATAACTCGATGGGTGCGGTGCTTGCGCCGAATGACAGCTATCAGCTGATGAAGGGCATGAAGACACTGGCACTGCGTATGGAGCGGCATGAGAGCAATGCACTGGCCATTGCCCGTCATCTGCTGGAGCACCAGGCGATTGCGGAAGTGTTCCATCCGGGCCTGCCGGACCATCCGGGTTACGAGATCCAGAACCGCCAGTCTTCTGGCAACACCGGAATCTTCTCGTTCAAGGTAAAAGACGCCAGATACGTGGAGCCGCTGCTCCGCCATATCCGTCTGATTGCCTTCGCCGAAAGCCTCGGCGGTGTCGAATCACTGATGACCTACCCGGCTGTACAGACCCATGCCGACATTCCGGCAGAAATCCGCGATGCGGTCGGGGTGGATGACCGGCTGCTGCGTTTCTCCGTCGGCATTGAGCATGTGAATGATCTGATTGCCGATCTGGACCAGGCGCTGGAGGCAGCGCGAAGTGAGCTGGAGGAAGGCAGGACTGTATAA
- the mqnC gene encoding cyclic dehypoxanthinyl futalosine synthase yields MSAVDLILDKALKGERLGLEDTITLFESNEIEKMGAAADIIMKRWHPDPVTTFVIGRNINYTNVCDVYCRFCAFYRRPGSEEGYVLPDETIYQKIAETIAVNGTEILMQGGTNPNLPFSYYTDLLRGIKQRFPEITMHSFSPAEIMKMKEVSGLPLEQVVREIHAAGLDSLPGGGAEILDDRTRRKISRLKGSWTDWMEVMQTAHKVGMNTTATMVIGLGESMEERALHLLRVREAQDQCIANKYDSEGFLAFISWTFQPDNTNLKLDRQTPEEYLKTVAISRLVLDNIKNFQSSWVTMGPEVGKLSLQYGCNDFGSTMIEENVVSSAGATYKVNIESITQLIREAGKIPAQRNTRYDILRTFEDASVKIDNDFVMQN; encoded by the coding sequence ATGAGTGCAGTAGATCTTATTTTGGATAAAGCTTTAAAGGGCGAACGTCTTGGGCTGGAGGACACGATCACGTTGTTTGAGAGCAACGAAATTGAAAAGATGGGTGCTGCCGCAGATATTATCATGAAACGCTGGCATCCCGATCCGGTAACTACATTTGTAATCGGCCGCAATATTAACTATACCAATGTATGCGATGTGTACTGCCGCTTCTGCGCGTTCTACCGCAGACCAGGCTCAGAGGAAGGCTATGTGCTTCCGGATGAAACCATTTATCAAAAAATAGCCGAGACAATTGCCGTAAACGGAACAGAGATCCTGATGCAGGGCGGAACGAATCCGAACCTGCCGTTCAGCTATTATACGGATTTGCTGCGCGGCATCAAACAGCGGTTCCCTGAGATTACAATGCACTCCTTCTCTCCGGCGGAGATTATGAAGATGAAGGAAGTCTCCGGCCTGCCCCTTGAGCAGGTAGTGCGCGAGATTCATGCTGCAGGCCTGGATTCCCTGCCCGGCGGCGGCGCCGAAATCCTGGATGACCGCACCCGCCGCAAGATCAGCCGGCTCAAAGGCTCCTGGACCGACTGGATGGAGGTTATGCAGACAGCACATAAAGTAGGTATGAACACAACAGCTACGATGGTTATCGGCCTTGGCGAGAGCATGGAGGAGCGGGCCCTGCATTTGCTGCGGGTACGTGAAGCACAGGATCAGTGCATCGCCAATAAATATGATTCCGAAGGTTTCCTGGCGTTCATCTCCTGGACCTTCCAGCCCGACAACACCAACCTCAAGCTGGACAGACAGACACCGGAAGAATACCTCAAGACAGTAGCGATCAGCCGTCTGGTGCTGGACAATATCAAGAACTTCCAGTCTTCCTGGGTGACTATGGGCCCTGAGGTAGGCAAGCTGTCCCTGCAGTACGGCTGCAACGACTTCGGCAGCACGATGATTGAAGAAAACGTGGTATCATCAGCCGGGGCGACGTACAAGGTTAACATTGAGTCGATCACCCAGCTGATCCGTGAAGCCGGCAAAATTCCGGCACAGCGCAATACCCGTTATGATATTCTGCGGACGTTTGAAGATGCGAGTGTGAAGATTGACAACGATTTTGTAATGCAGAACTAG
- a CDS encoding bifunctional 2',3'-cyclic-nucleotide 2'-phosphodiesterase/3'-nucleotidase, producing MGNVKRKKPFAAVLATSVLTAQVFGGAFAGTVLGAGTAEAAGAPAGADSKVTVDLRVMSTTDVHTNVYGWDYFKNAASASVGLSRTATLVKTARSQNPNNLLLDNGDLIQGTPLGTYLANKSDMMSNGNRIHPLIAAMNAMGYDAATFGNHEFNYGLDYLDRTINGSKEHKESTDADFDYVGANIYNVSDGKNTFEPYEIINKEVTGSDGETYTIKVGLLGLVTPQIMEWDKVNLEGKVRTEDITETAEKFVPLMEAEGADVIIAMAHTGFDATAVKGSGAENDINNLSKVEGIDAITFSHTHKVFPAKDNAALDTIFKDPATKLPYNTAEAKVDNVKGQINGTPAVQAGYGGGNLGLIDLKIVPDGNGGWEVDKANSISANRSIAGVAGDQEIEALAGPDHQATIEYVNQPLGVTTAPMNSFFALVQDDPTVQIVTAAQQQFVSRLIQSDAALAPYKGLPVLSVGAPFKAGRNGPEEYTEIKQGNLTIASASDLYLYDNTLKAIVVKGSTVKEWIEMSAGMFNRIDPEVPAAQPLLNPAFSVFNFDIIDGVEYKIDVTKNAKYKPDGTMNDASSSRVTGITYNGSPLDLNQDFVVVTNNYRASGGGNFPGVKGAQMIIDSQMENRQVLMDYISEAGTVDPSADNNWSIAPVRGNVNVTFTSSPKAADVLPAHITDTKAKDINGFQIYSLNLNPPADPPSSGGNPAPAATPVPTASPVPTATPAPTATPAPTATPAPSAAPVFADLSKVAWAQDAIHALAAQGIVNGLDDNSFAPVKSVTRAEFVTMLVRALKLNDSASTTAFGDVKQGVWYSGPIAAAVNAGLVQGTGNGKFEPGREITREEMAIMIVNAYGDQLPSVDKTAALQNFADRSEIASYAQDAIARLTETGIVNGVGGGKFAPKDIANRAQAAVIIYRVLENTAS from the coding sequence ATGGGTAACGTAAAGCGCAAGAAGCCTTTTGCAGCAGTGCTTGCAACTTCCGTGCTGACAGCACAGGTGTTTGGCGGAGCGTTTGCAGGTACGGTCCTGGGAGCTGGCACAGCAGAAGCTGCCGGTGCACCTGCCGGTGCAGATTCCAAGGTTACAGTTGATCTTCGTGTCATGAGTACTACGGATGTGCACACGAATGTGTACGGCTGGGATTATTTCAAGAATGCAGCATCTGCGTCAGTGGGCCTGAGCCGCACGGCTACATTGGTCAAAACAGCCAGATCACAAAATCCGAACAACCTGCTGCTCGATAACGGCGATTTGATTCAGGGAACCCCGCTGGGTACATACTTGGCGAACAAGTCCGACATGATGTCTAACGGCAACCGTATTCACCCGCTTATCGCGGCTATGAATGCCATGGGTTATGATGCAGCCACCTTCGGTAATCACGAATTTAACTACGGGCTTGACTATCTGGACCGTACGATCAACGGAAGTAAAGAACATAAAGAGAGCACAGATGCTGATTTCGATTACGTAGGTGCGAATATTTATAATGTTTCTGACGGTAAAAACACTTTTGAACCTTACGAAATTATCAATAAAGAAGTTACCGGCTCCGACGGTGAGACCTATACTATCAAAGTGGGTCTGCTCGGTCTCGTCACTCCGCAAATTATGGAATGGGACAAGGTGAACCTGGAGGGTAAGGTCAGAACTGAAGATATTACTGAAACTGCAGAAAAATTTGTTCCTCTGATGGAAGCCGAGGGTGCTGATGTGATCATCGCAATGGCGCACACCGGTTTTGATGCGACAGCGGTCAAAGGGTCAGGGGCAGAAAATGATATCAATAACCTGAGCAAGGTAGAGGGCATCGATGCAATTACATTCTCCCATACGCACAAGGTGTTCCCTGCCAAGGATAATGCTGCACTCGATACGATCTTTAAGGATCCTGCGACCAAGCTGCCTTACAACACCGCTGAGGCTAAAGTCGACAACGTAAAGGGCCAGATTAACGGCACCCCGGCAGTTCAAGCGGGATACGGCGGCGGAAACCTGGGGCTGATTGATCTGAAAATCGTTCCTGACGGTAACGGCGGCTGGGAAGTGGATAAAGCCAACTCCATCTCTGCCAACCGTTCCATTGCGGGCGTAGCAGGGGATCAGGAGATTGAAGCGCTGGCCGGACCGGATCATCAGGCTACTATTGAGTATGTGAATCAGCCTCTGGGTGTAACCACTGCGCCAATGAACAGCTTCTTCGCTCTGGTGCAGGATGATCCTACGGTACAGATCGTAACCGCTGCCCAGCAGCAGTTTGTGTCCAGACTGATTCAATCAGATGCCGCACTGGCTCCTTACAAAGGCCTGCCGGTTCTCAGTGTGGGTGCGCCATTCAAGGCGGGCCGCAACGGTCCTGAGGAGTATACCGAAATTAAGCAGGGCAATCTGACAATCGCCAGCGCAAGTGACCTCTACCTGTACGACAATACGCTGAAAGCGATTGTGGTTAAGGGCTCTACGGTAAAAGAATGGATTGAGATGAGCGCAGGGATGTTCAACCGGATCGATCCGGAGGTTCCTGCAGCGCAGCCGCTGCTTAACCCGGCTTTCTCCGTGTTCAATTTCGATATCATTGACGGTGTGGAATACAAAATTGATGTGACCAAAAATGCGAAATACAAGCCGGATGGAACCATGAACGACGCTTCCTCCAGCCGTGTTACCGGGATTACCTACAACGGAAGTCCGCTTGATCTGAACCAGGACTTTGTCGTAGTTACGAACAACTACCGCGCCAGCGGCGGCGGTAACTTCCCGGGTGTCAAGGGTGCCCAGATGATTATTGACTCCCAGATGGAGAACCGCCAGGTGCTGATGGATTACATCAGCGAAGCGGGAACAGTAGATCCTTCTGCTGACAACAACTGGTCGATTGCTCCGGTCAGGGGGAATGTGAATGTAACATTTACTTCTTCGCCTAAAGCAGCGGATGTGCTGCCGGCTCATATTACGGATACCAAGGCCAAGGATATCAACGGATTCCAGATTTACAGTCTGAACCTGAATCCCCCTGCCGATCCTCCGTCTTCCGGCGGAAATCCGGCGCCTGCAGCAACACCGGTGCCGACAGCAAGTCCTGTACCAACCGCTACACCGGCTCCAACCGCTACACCTGCACCAACGGCGACACCGGCTCCAAGTGCAGCACCTGTATTTGCAGACCTGTCTAAAGTTGCATGGGCCCAGGATGCTATTCATGCCCTGGCTGCCCAAGGGATTGTGAACGGTCTTGACGACAACAGCTTTGCACCGGTTAAGAGTGTAACCCGCGCAGAATTTGTTACCATGCTCGTCCGTGCGCTGAAGCTTAACGATTCCGCTTCAACCACGGCGTTTGGCGATGTGAAACAAGGCGTATGGTACTCCGGTCCAATCGCAGCCGCGGTTAATGCCGGACTGGTACAGGGCACCGGGAACGGTAAATTTGAGCCAGGCCGTGAAATTACCCGCGAAGAAATGGCAATCATGATTGTAAATGCATATGGAGACCAGCTGCCTTCTGTTGATAAGACAGCTGCGCTGCAGAATTTTGCCGACCGGTCTGAAATTGCTTCATATGCCCAGGATGCTATTGCCCGGCTGACTGAGACTGGCATTGTTAACGGTGTCGGGGGCGGCAAGTTTGCTCCGAAAGACATTGCAAACCGTGCCCAGGCAGCGGTAATCATCTACCGTGTGCTGGAGAATACTGCTTCCTGA
- a CDS encoding transcriptional regulator, which translates to MSVKDQVLEIIKASASPLSAGEVEKLSGLERKAVDKAFTELKKENAIVSPVRCKWEAAVK; encoded by the coding sequence ATGAGTGTTAAAGATCAGGTATTAGAGATTATCAAAGCTTCAGCAAGTCCGCTCAGCGCAGGTGAAGTCGAAAAGCTCTCCGGTCTGGAACGTAAAGCGGTCGATAAAGCCTTCACGGAACTCAAGAAGGAGAACGCTATTGTTTCCCCGGTCCGCTGCAAATGGGAAGCCGCCGTTAAGTAG
- a CDS encoding SPFH domain-containing protein: protein MKEKVLRPVSGFWVIALILVCLGGGIYGAVQEYVAVPLILFAVAAILCTCITVVQPNKSVVVTFFGQYVGTIVNSGLWAVIPFSIRKTVSLRVRNFNSVKLKVNDVEGNPIEIAAVIVFKVINSAKALFDVDKYMAFVEIQSETALRHVASKYPYDNFKESGMSLRANADEIAKELTIELQERLAISGVEVMEARLTHLAYSTEIASTMLQRQQASAILSARQIIVEGAVGMVDMAIRQLRESGVVELDEERKAAMINNLMVAIVSERGASPVINTGSLY from the coding sequence ATGAAGGAAAAGGTGTTGCGTCCGGTCAGCGGTTTTTGGGTGATTGCACTGATTTTGGTTTGTCTGGGGGGAGGAATTTACGGGGCGGTTCAGGAATATGTGGCTGTACCCCTGATTCTGTTCGCGGTGGCTGCAATTCTGTGCACATGTATTACGGTTGTGCAGCCTAACAAGTCGGTTGTGGTCACATTTTTCGGCCAGTATGTCGGTACGATTGTGAACAGCGGGCTGTGGGCGGTCATTCCGTTCAGTATCCGCAAGACGGTGTCGTTACGTGTCCGCAACTTTAACAGTGTCAAGCTGAAGGTCAATGATGTGGAAGGGAATCCGATTGAGATCGCTGCAGTTATTGTGTTTAAGGTGATCAATTCCGCCAAGGCGCTGTTTGATGTCGACAAATATATGGCCTTTGTGGAGATCCAGAGTGAAACGGCGCTGCGCCATGTCGCGAGCAAATATCCGTATGACAATTTTAAGGAGTCCGGCATGTCGCTGCGGGCCAATGCAGATGAAATTGCCAAAGAGCTGACGATTGAGCTTCAGGAACGACTGGCAATCTCCGGCGTAGAAGTTATGGAAGCGCGGCTTACACACCTCGCTTATTCAACCGAGATTGCCAGCACGATGCTGCAGCGTCAGCAGGCATCCGCCATTTTGTCCGCGCGTCAGATTATTGTGGAAGGTGCTGTAGGCATGGTGGATATGGCTATCCGCCAGCTCAGGGAGAGCGGTGTAGTGGAGCTTGACGAAGAACGGAAGGCGGCAATGATCAACAATCTGATGGTGGCCATAGTGTCGGAACGCGGAGCGAGTCCGGTTATTAACACCGGCTCGTTATACTAA
- a CDS encoding toxin-antitoxin system HicB family antitoxin, translating to MAAKKSFPLRIDPDLHEALERWAAEEFRSVNGHIEYLLRESLKRAGRLPDKKRREE from the coding sequence ATGGCGGCCAAAAAAAGCTTTCCGCTGCGGATCGATCCAGACCTGCACGAAGCGCTGGAACGCTGGGCGGCAGAGGAGTTCCGCAGTGTCAACGGACATATCGAGTACTTGCTGCGGGAATCTTTAAAGCGCGCAGGCCGCCTGCCTGACAAAAAACGCCGGGAAGAGTAA